Proteins found in one Sphaeramia orbicularis chromosome 8, fSphaOr1.1, whole genome shotgun sequence genomic segment:
- the cyth1a gene encoding cytohesin-1a isoform X4: protein MQRNKQVAMGRKKFNMDPKKGIQFLIENDLLKNTSDDIAQFLYKGEGLNKTAIGDYLGERDEFNIQVLHAFVELHEFTDLNLVQALRQFLWSFRLPGEAQKIDRMMEAFAQRYCQCNPGVFQSTDTCYILSFAIIMLNTSLHNPNVKDKPTVERFISMNRGINDGGDLPEDLLRNLYESIKNEPFKIPEDDGNDLTHTFFNPDREGWLLKLGGGRVKTWKRRWFILTDNCLYYFEYTTDKEPRGIIPLENLSIREVEDKKPNCFELFIPDNKDQVIKACKTEADGRVVEGNHTFYRISAPTAEEKDEWMNSIKAAISRDPFYEMLAARKKKVSSMKRH from the exons ATGCAGAGGAATAAACAGGTGGCCATGGGCCGGAAGAAGTTCAACATGGACCCCAAGAAG ggGATCCAGTTCCTGATTGAGAATGATTTGCTGAAGAACACCAGCGATGACATTGCTCAGTTCCTCTACAAAGGCGAGGGCCTCAACAAAACAGCCATCGGAGATTACCTCGGAGAGAG GGATGAATTCAATATCCAAGTCCTGCATGCCTTTGTGGAGCTTCATGAATTCACAGACCTCAACCTGGTTCAGGCTTTAAG ACAGTTCCTGTGGAGTTTCCGGCTTCCAGGTGAAGCTCAGAAGATCGACCGTATGATGGAGGCCTTCGCTCAGCGCTACTGTCAGTGCAACCCTGGTGTTTTCCAGTCCACAG ATACCTGTTACATCCTGTCATTTGCCATCATTATGCTGAACACCAGCCTCCACAACCCCAATGTCAAAGATAAACCCACTGTGGAGCGATTCATCTCAATGAACCGAGGCATCAACGATGGAGGCGACTTACCTGAAGACCTGCTCAGG AATCTGTACGAGAGCATAAAGAACGAGCCTTTCAAAATCCCAGAGGACGACGGCAATGACCTCACACACACTTTCTTCAACCCTGACAGAGAAGGCTGGCTACTAAAACTGGG AGGGGGACGTGTAAAAACCTGGAAGAGGAGGTGGTTTATCCTCACAGATAACTGTCTGTACTACTTTGAGTACACCACA GACAAAGAGCCCAGAGGAATCATCCCGCTGGAGAACCTGAGCATCAGGGAGGTGGAGGATAAAAAACCT AACTGCTTTGAGCTTTTCATCCCTGACAACAAGGATCAGGTGATAAAAGCTTGCAAGACGGAGGCTGACGGTCGCGTTGTCGAGGGCAACCACACCTTCTACCGTATTTCTGCACCTACTGCTGAGGAGaaggatgaatggatgaacagCATCAA AGCTGCCATCAGCAGGGACCCTTTCTACGAGATGCTTGCAGCCAGAAAGAAGAAAGTGTCGTCCATGAAGAGACACTAG
- the cyth1a gene encoding cytohesin-1a isoform X1 — protein sequence MGTVNELCMSSLQTFLCPAVKPVQQPTVPDDLTPEEQQELENIRRRKQELLEDIQRLKDEIAEVTCEIENLGSTEERKNMQRNKQVAMGRKKFNMDPKKGIQFLIENDLLKNTSDDIAQFLYKGEGLNKTAIGDYLGERDEFNIQVLHAFVELHEFTDLNLVQALRQFLWSFRLPGEAQKIDRMMEAFAQRYCQCNPGVFQSTDTCYILSFAIIMLNTSLHNPNVKDKPTVERFISMNRGINDGGDLPEDLLRNLYESIKNEPFKIPEDDGNDLTHTFFNPDREGWLLKLGGRVKTWKRRWFILTDNCLYYFEYTTDKEPRGIIPLENLSIREVEDKKPNCFELFIPDNKDQVIKACKTEADGRVVEGNHTFYRISAPTAEEKDEWMNSIKAAISRDPFYEMLAARKKKVSSMKRH from the exons tgccaGACGACCTCACACCAGAGGAGCAGCAAGAACTGGAAAACATCCGCCGGCGCAAGCAGGAGCTGCTGGAGGACATTCAG AGGCTGAAGGATGAGATAGCAGAAGTTACATGTGAGATCGAGAACCTGGGTTCCACTGAGGAGAG GAAAAATATGCAGAGGAATAAACAGGTGGCCATGGGCCGGAAGAAGTTCAACATGGACCCCAAGAAG ggGATCCAGTTCCTGATTGAGAATGATTTGCTGAAGAACACCAGCGATGACATTGCTCAGTTCCTCTACAAAGGCGAGGGCCTCAACAAAACAGCCATCGGAGATTACCTCGGAGAGAG GGATGAATTCAATATCCAAGTCCTGCATGCCTTTGTGGAGCTTCATGAATTCACAGACCTCAACCTGGTTCAGGCTTTAAG ACAGTTCCTGTGGAGTTTCCGGCTTCCAGGTGAAGCTCAGAAGATCGACCGTATGATGGAGGCCTTCGCTCAGCGCTACTGTCAGTGCAACCCTGGTGTTTTCCAGTCCACAG ATACCTGTTACATCCTGTCATTTGCCATCATTATGCTGAACACCAGCCTCCACAACCCCAATGTCAAAGATAAACCCACTGTGGAGCGATTCATCTCAATGAACCGAGGCATCAACGATGGAGGCGACTTACCTGAAGACCTGCTCAGG AATCTGTACGAGAGCATAAAGAACGAGCCTTTCAAAATCCCAGAGGACGACGGCAATGACCTCACACACACTTTCTTCAACCCTGACAGAGAAGGCTGGCTACTAAAACTGG GGGGACGTGTAAAAACCTGGAAGAGGAGGTGGTTTATCCTCACAGATAACTGTCTGTACTACTTTGAGTACACCACA GACAAAGAGCCCAGAGGAATCATCCCGCTGGAGAACCTGAGCATCAGGGAGGTGGAGGATAAAAAACCT AACTGCTTTGAGCTTTTCATCCCTGACAACAAGGATCAGGTGATAAAAGCTTGCAAGACGGAGGCTGACGGTCGCGTTGTCGAGGGCAACCACACCTTCTACCGTATTTCTGCACCTACTGCTGAGGAGaaggatgaatggatgaacagCATCAA AGCTGCCATCAGCAGGGACCCTTTCTACGAGATGCTTGCAGCCAGAAAGAAGAAAGTGTCGTCCATGAAGAGACACTAG
- the cyth1a gene encoding cytohesin-1a isoform X2 — MVLKSEDGVVPDDLTPEEQQELENIRRRKQELLEDIQRLKDEIAEVTCEIENLGSTEERKNMQRNKQVAMGRKKFNMDPKKGIQFLIENDLLKNTSDDIAQFLYKGEGLNKTAIGDYLGERDEFNIQVLHAFVELHEFTDLNLVQALRQFLWSFRLPGEAQKIDRMMEAFAQRYCQCNPGVFQSTDTCYILSFAIIMLNTSLHNPNVKDKPTVERFISMNRGINDGGDLPEDLLRNLYESIKNEPFKIPEDDGNDLTHTFFNPDREGWLLKLGGGRVKTWKRRWFILTDNCLYYFEYTTDKEPRGIIPLENLSIREVEDKKPNCFELFIPDNKDQVIKACKTEADGRVVEGNHTFYRISAPTAEEKDEWMNSIKAAISRDPFYEMLAARKKKVSSMKRH, encoded by the exons tgccaGACGACCTCACACCAGAGGAGCAGCAAGAACTGGAAAACATCCGCCGGCGCAAGCAGGAGCTGCTGGAGGACATTCAG AGGCTGAAGGATGAGATAGCAGAAGTTACATGTGAGATCGAGAACCTGGGTTCCACTGAGGAGAG GAAAAATATGCAGAGGAATAAACAGGTGGCCATGGGCCGGAAGAAGTTCAACATGGACCCCAAGAAG ggGATCCAGTTCCTGATTGAGAATGATTTGCTGAAGAACACCAGCGATGACATTGCTCAGTTCCTCTACAAAGGCGAGGGCCTCAACAAAACAGCCATCGGAGATTACCTCGGAGAGAG GGATGAATTCAATATCCAAGTCCTGCATGCCTTTGTGGAGCTTCATGAATTCACAGACCTCAACCTGGTTCAGGCTTTAAG ACAGTTCCTGTGGAGTTTCCGGCTTCCAGGTGAAGCTCAGAAGATCGACCGTATGATGGAGGCCTTCGCTCAGCGCTACTGTCAGTGCAACCCTGGTGTTTTCCAGTCCACAG ATACCTGTTACATCCTGTCATTTGCCATCATTATGCTGAACACCAGCCTCCACAACCCCAATGTCAAAGATAAACCCACTGTGGAGCGATTCATCTCAATGAACCGAGGCATCAACGATGGAGGCGACTTACCTGAAGACCTGCTCAGG AATCTGTACGAGAGCATAAAGAACGAGCCTTTCAAAATCCCAGAGGACGACGGCAATGACCTCACACACACTTTCTTCAACCCTGACAGAGAAGGCTGGCTACTAAAACTGGG AGGGGGACGTGTAAAAACCTGGAAGAGGAGGTGGTTTATCCTCACAGATAACTGTCTGTACTACTTTGAGTACACCACA GACAAAGAGCCCAGAGGAATCATCCCGCTGGAGAACCTGAGCATCAGGGAGGTGGAGGATAAAAAACCT AACTGCTTTGAGCTTTTCATCCCTGACAACAAGGATCAGGTGATAAAAGCTTGCAAGACGGAGGCTGACGGTCGCGTTGTCGAGGGCAACCACACCTTCTACCGTATTTCTGCACCTACTGCTGAGGAGaaggatgaatggatgaacagCATCAA AGCTGCCATCAGCAGGGACCCTTTCTACGAGATGCTTGCAGCCAGAAAGAAGAAAGTGTCGTCCATGAAGAGACACTAG
- the cyth1a gene encoding cytohesin-1a isoform X3 — MEGDAYVPDDLTPEEQQELENIRRRKQELLEDIQRLKDEIAEVTCEIENLGSTEERKNMQRNKQVAMGRKKFNMDPKKGIQFLIENDLLKNTSDDIAQFLYKGEGLNKTAIGDYLGERDEFNIQVLHAFVELHEFTDLNLVQALRQFLWSFRLPGEAQKIDRMMEAFAQRYCQCNPGVFQSTDTCYILSFAIIMLNTSLHNPNVKDKPTVERFISMNRGINDGGDLPEDLLRNLYESIKNEPFKIPEDDGNDLTHTFFNPDREGWLLKLGGGRVKTWKRRWFILTDNCLYYFEYTTDKEPRGIIPLENLSIREVEDKKPNCFELFIPDNKDQVIKACKTEADGRVVEGNHTFYRISAPTAEEKDEWMNSIKAAISRDPFYEMLAARKKKVSSMKRH, encoded by the exons tgccaGACGACCTCACACCAGAGGAGCAGCAAGAACTGGAAAACATCCGCCGGCGCAAGCAGGAGCTGCTGGAGGACATTCAG AGGCTGAAGGATGAGATAGCAGAAGTTACATGTGAGATCGAGAACCTGGGTTCCACTGAGGAGAG GAAAAATATGCAGAGGAATAAACAGGTGGCCATGGGCCGGAAGAAGTTCAACATGGACCCCAAGAAG ggGATCCAGTTCCTGATTGAGAATGATTTGCTGAAGAACACCAGCGATGACATTGCTCAGTTCCTCTACAAAGGCGAGGGCCTCAACAAAACAGCCATCGGAGATTACCTCGGAGAGAG GGATGAATTCAATATCCAAGTCCTGCATGCCTTTGTGGAGCTTCATGAATTCACAGACCTCAACCTGGTTCAGGCTTTAAG ACAGTTCCTGTGGAGTTTCCGGCTTCCAGGTGAAGCTCAGAAGATCGACCGTATGATGGAGGCCTTCGCTCAGCGCTACTGTCAGTGCAACCCTGGTGTTTTCCAGTCCACAG ATACCTGTTACATCCTGTCATTTGCCATCATTATGCTGAACACCAGCCTCCACAACCCCAATGTCAAAGATAAACCCACTGTGGAGCGATTCATCTCAATGAACCGAGGCATCAACGATGGAGGCGACTTACCTGAAGACCTGCTCAGG AATCTGTACGAGAGCATAAAGAACGAGCCTTTCAAAATCCCAGAGGACGACGGCAATGACCTCACACACACTTTCTTCAACCCTGACAGAGAAGGCTGGCTACTAAAACTGGG AGGGGGACGTGTAAAAACCTGGAAGAGGAGGTGGTTTATCCTCACAGATAACTGTCTGTACTACTTTGAGTACACCACA GACAAAGAGCCCAGAGGAATCATCCCGCTGGAGAACCTGAGCATCAGGGAGGTGGAGGATAAAAAACCT AACTGCTTTGAGCTTTTCATCCCTGACAACAAGGATCAGGTGATAAAAGCTTGCAAGACGGAGGCTGACGGTCGCGTTGTCGAGGGCAACCACACCTTCTACCGTATTTCTGCACCTACTGCTGAGGAGaaggatgaatggatgaacagCATCAA AGCTGCCATCAGCAGGGACCCTTTCTACGAGATGCTTGCAGCCAGAAAGAAGAAAGTGTCGTCCATGAAGAGACACTAG